In Rosa chinensis cultivar Old Blush chromosome 1, RchiOBHm-V2, whole genome shotgun sequence, a genomic segment contains:
- the LOC112184089 gene encoding TMV resistance protein N isoform X1 — MALSRAPSGSAFPWKYDVFLSFRGEDTRKGFTDYLYHELDRHGIRTFRDDPQLERGTAISKELLTAIKQSMSAIVVLSPNYATSKWCLFELSKILECMEERGTILPVFYEVNPSHVRHQRGSFAEAFQEHEEKFGEGNTEVEGWRVALTKVASLAGWTSENYRYETELIREIVQALWSKVYPSLAVFGSSEKLVGMDTKLKEIDVLLDKEVNDVRFIGIWGMGGIGKTTLARLVYEKISHQFEVCIFLANVREASKTTHGLVDLQKQILSQILKEENVQLWNVYSGIAMIKRCFCNKAVLLVLDDVDQSEQLEILVGEKDWFGLRSRIIITTRNRHVLVRHDIEEPYELKGLNQDEALQLFSLEAFGKCEPEEDYAKLCKRFVTYAAGLPLALKILGSFLYKRSLDSWSSAFQKLKQTPNTKVFEILRVSFDGLDDEEKRIFLDIACFHELYHDKSMIEHSSKSCSRIVIDVLAERSLLTISHNQIYMHDLIQEMGCKIVCQENAEPGRRSRLWLRKDIFHVFTNNTGTETIEGIFLNLAELEEADWNLEAFSKMCKLKLLYIHNLRLSVGPKFLSNDFRFLSWSWYPSKSLPPCFQPDELTELSLVHSNIDHLWNGKKYLGKLKAIDLSYSINLTRTPDFTGIPNLEKLVLEGCTNLVQIHPSIALLERLKIWNFRNCKSIKSLPSEVNMEFLETFDVSGCSKLKMIPEFVGQMKRLSKLCLGGTAVEKLPSLIEQLSESLVELDLSGIVVRDQPYSRFLKQNLIASSFGLFPRKCPQPLVPLLASLKHFSSLTELILNDCNLCEGEIPNDIGSLSSLEWLELRGNNFVSLPASIHLLSKLEYVNVENCRRLQQLPELPPGNDYGDGVRVVTDNCTSLQVFPDPPDVCRSSVFSLSCVNCLSTGGNQDASYFLYSALKRLVEETPCSFVRFDFVVPGSEIPEWFNNQSAGDSVTEKLPSDACNSKWIGFALCALIVPQDNPFAIFGYPHLNPDTFHIGCRWNNYGTDLVGVDLPVKQFVSDHLLLVVLPSPFGKPLTCLEVNFVFEVRQAVEYNRCMKVKKCGVRALYEHDTEKLISKMNQSKSSSISLYQGMEEQEGASDDEYYSAAEEE; from the exons ATGGCGTTGAGCAGAGCCCCATCGGGTTCAGCTTTCCCGTGGAAATACGACGTGTTTTTGAGCTTCCGAGGTGAAGACACCCGCAAGGGCTTCACAGACTACTTATACCACGAGTTGGATCGGCATGGAATCAGGACTTTCAGGGACGATCCACAGCTTGAAAGAGGCACAGCCATCTCTAAGGAGCTCCTCACAGCAATCAAGCAATCGATGTCTGCGATCGTTGTTCTTTCACCAAACTATGCTACTTCAAAGTGGTGCTTGTTTGAACTGTCTAAGATTCTAGAATGCATGGAGGAGAGGGGAACAATTCTGCCAGTCTTTTATGAGGTGAATCCCTCTCATGTGAGACATCAAAGGGGCAGCTTTGCTGAAGCGTTTCAAGAACATGAAGAGAAGTTTGGGGAAGGTAATACGGAGGTGGAAGGGTGGAGAGTTGCTTTAACCAAAGTGGCCAGTCTCGCTGGATGGACTTCAGAGAATTATAG GTATGAAACAGAGCTTATCAGAGAGATTGTACAAGCACTGTGGAGCAAAGTGTATCCTAGTCTCGCTGTATTTGGTTCCTCAGAGAAGTTAGTTGGAATGGATACTAAGCTGAAGGAAATAGATGTTCTTTTAGATAAAGAAGTAAATGATGTTCGCTTTATAGGGATATGGGGGATGGGTGGTATCGGTAAGACAACCCTTGCTAGACTAGTTTACGAGAAAATCTCTCATCAATTTGAAGTTTGCATCTTTCTTGCTAATGTCAGAGAGGCTTCCAAAACCACCCATGGTCTAGTTGATCTACAAAAACAAATTCTTTCGCAAATCTTGAAGGAAGAAAATGTTCAACTATGGAATGTTTATAGTGGAATAGCTATGATAAAGAGATGTTTCTGTAATAAAGCGGTTCTTctagttcttgatgatgtggatcAATCAGAGCAATTGGAAATCTTGGTAGGAGAAAAAGACTGGTTTGGTTTAAGGAGTAGAATCATCATTACAACCAGAAACCGACATGTACTAGTCAGACATGATATAGAAGAACCATATGAGTTGAAGGGACTAAACCAAGATGAAGCTCTTCAGCTCTTTAGTTTGGAAGCCTTTGGGAAATGTGAGCCTGAAGAAGATTATGCAAAACTGTGTAAGCGTTTTGTTACGTATGCTGCAGGTCTTCCGCTCGCTCTTAAAATTTTGGGGTCTTTCTTGTACAAAAGAAGTTTAGATTCATGGAGTTCTGCATttcaaaaactaaaacaaactcCCAACACAAAAGTTTTTGAAATACTGAGAGTAAGTTTTGATGGACTTGATGATGAGGAGAAGAGAATTTTTCTGGACATCGCTTGTTTCCACGAGCTGTATCATGATAAGTCTATGATTGAACACAGTTCCAAGTCTTGCTCTCGTATTGTAATAGATGTTCTTGCTGAAAGATCTCTCTTAACTATTTCACACAAccagatatatatgcatgactTGATACAAGAAATGGGATGTAAAATTGTTTGTCAAGAGAATGCAGAGCCTGGAAGACGCAGTCGGTTGTGGCTTCGCAAAGACATTTTTCATGTATTCACAAACAATACG GGAACAGAAACCATTGAAGGCATATTTTTAAACTTGGCTGAATTAGAAGAGGCAGATTGGAATCTTGAAGCCTTCTCTAAAATGTGTAAACTGAAGCTGCTCTACATTCATAATTTGAGGCTTTCTGTTGGCCCAAAATTTCTTTCTAATGACTTTAGATTTCTGAGTtggagttggtatccttcaAAATCTCTCCCACCATGTTTTCAACCAGATGAACTTACTGAACTCAGTTTGGTTCATAGCAATATCGATCACCTCTGGAATGGAAAAAAA TACTTGGGCAAGTTGAAAGCCATCGATCTTAGTTACTCCATAAACTTGACAAGGACTCCAGATTTCACAGGTATTCCAAATCTTGAGAAGTtggttcttgaaggttgtacCAATTTAGTTCAGATTCACCCATCCATTGCATTGCTCGAGAGACTCAAAATTTGGAATTTTAGAAACTGCAAAAGTATAAAGAGTCTACCAAGTGAAGTAAATATGGAGTTTCTCGAAACATTTGATGTATCTGGCtgctcaaaattgaaaatgattccAGAATTTGTGGGgcaaatgaaaagattatcaaagCTTTGTTTAGGTGGGACTGCTGTTGAGAAACTGCCTTCATTAATTGAGCAGTTGAGTGAGAGTTTGGTGGAGCTTGATTTGAGTGGAATTGTTGTAAGAGATCAGCCATACTCCCGTTTTCTTAAGCAGAATCTCATAGCATCATCGTTTGGCTTATTTCCAAGAAAGTGTCCTCAACCTTTGGTTCCTCTGTTAGCTTCCTTGAAGCATTTCTCTTCTTTGACGGAATTAATTCTGAATGACTGTAATCTCTGTGAAGGAGAAATTCCCAATGACATTGGTTCTCTGTCCTCCTTAGAGTGGTTGGAACTCAGAGGAAACAATTTTGTTAGCCTTCCGGCAAGCATTCATTTGCTTTCTAAGCTTGAATATGTTAATGTGGAGAATTGCAGAAGGCTTCAACAATTGCCAGAACTTCCGCCGGGAAATGACTACGGCGACGGCGTCAGGGTGGTAACCGACAATTGTACTTCCTTGCAAGTGTTTCCAGATCCCCCAGATGTGTGCAGATCATCGGTTTTTTCGCTCAGTTGCGTCAATTGCTTGAGTACGGGCGGTAATCAAGATGCtagttattttttatattcagCGCTAAAGCGGTTGGTTgag GAAACCCCTTGTTCTTTTGTACGCTTTGACTTTGTAGTCCCTGGAAGTGAAATTCCAGAGTGGTTCAATAATCAAAGTGCGGGAGACTCGGTAACTGAGAAGTTACCTTCGGATGCATGTAATAGCAAGTGGATTGGGTTTGCTCTGTGCGCTTTAATTGTACCTCAAGACAATCCGTTTGCCATTTTTGGATACCCCCATTTAAATCCTGATACCTTTCATATTGGTTGTCGCTGGAACAATTATGGTACCGATTTGGTAGGTGTTGATTTGCCTGTAAAACAATTTGTTTCAGATCACCTTTTGTTAGTTGTTTTGCCAAGCCCTTTCGGGAAACCTCTCACGTGTCTGGAGGTTAATTTTGTTTTCGAAGTCAGACAAGCTGTAGAATACAACAGatgcatgaaggtgaagaaatgtggggTCCGGGCACTGTACGAGCACGACACGGAGAAGCTGATCAGTAAAATGAACCAATCCAAGAGCAGCAGCATCTCTCTTTACCAGGGTATGGAAGAACAAGAAGGTGCCTCTGACGACGAATATTACTCTGCAGCAGAAGAAGAATGA
- the LOC112184089 gene encoding disease resistance protein RUN1 isoform X2 has protein sequence MALSRAPSGSAFPWKYDVFLSFRGEDTRKGFTDYLYHELDRHGIRTFRDDPQLERGTAISKELLTAIKQSMSAIVVLSPNYATSKWCLFELSKILECMEERGTILPVFYEVNPSHVRHQRGSFAEAFQEHEEKFGEGNTEVEGWRVALTKVASLAGWTSENYRYETELIREIVQALWSKVYPSLAVFGSSEKLVGMDTKLKEIDVLLDKEVNDVRFIGIWGMGGIGKTTLARLVYEKISHQFEVCIFLANVREASKTTHGLVDLQKQILSQILKEENVQLWNVYSGIAMIKRCFCNKAVLLVLDDVDQSEQLEILVGEKDWFGLRSRIIITTRNRHVLVRHDIEEPYELKGLNQDEALQLFSLEAFGKCEPEEDYAKLCKRFVTYAAGLPLALKILGSFLYKRSLDSWSSAFQKLKQTPNTKVFEILRVSFDGLDDEEKRIFLDIACFHELYHDKSMIEHSSKSCSRIVIDVLAERSLLTISHNQIYMHDLIQEMGCKIVCQENAEPGRRSRLWLRKDIFHVFTNNTGTETIEGIFLNLAELEEADWNLEAFSKMCKLKLLYIHNLRLSVGPKFLSNDFRFLSWSWYPSKSLPPCFQPDELTELSLVHSNIDHLWNGKKYLGKLKAIDLSYSINLTRTPDFTGIPNLEKLVLEGCTNLVQIHPSIALLERLKIWNFRNCKSIKSLPSEVNMEFLETFDVSGCSKLKMIPEFVGQMKRLSKLCLGGTAVEKLPSLIEQLSESLVELDLSGIVVRDQPYSRFLKQNLIASSFGLFPRKCPQPLVPLLASLKHFSSLTELILNDCNLCEGEIPNDIGSLSSLEWLELRGNNFVSLPASIHLLSKLEYVNVENCRRLQQLPELPPGNDYGDGVRVVTDNCTSLQVFPDPPDVCRSSVFSLSCVNCLSTGGNQDASYFLYSALKRLVEETPCSFVRFDFVVPGSEIPEWFNNQSAGDSVTEKLPSDACNSKWIGFALCALIVPQDNPFAIFGYPHLNPDTFHIGCRWNNYGTDLTSCRIQQMHEGEEMWGPGTVRARHGEADQ, from the exons ATGGCGTTGAGCAGAGCCCCATCGGGTTCAGCTTTCCCGTGGAAATACGACGTGTTTTTGAGCTTCCGAGGTGAAGACACCCGCAAGGGCTTCACAGACTACTTATACCACGAGTTGGATCGGCATGGAATCAGGACTTTCAGGGACGATCCACAGCTTGAAAGAGGCACAGCCATCTCTAAGGAGCTCCTCACAGCAATCAAGCAATCGATGTCTGCGATCGTTGTTCTTTCACCAAACTATGCTACTTCAAAGTGGTGCTTGTTTGAACTGTCTAAGATTCTAGAATGCATGGAGGAGAGGGGAACAATTCTGCCAGTCTTTTATGAGGTGAATCCCTCTCATGTGAGACATCAAAGGGGCAGCTTTGCTGAAGCGTTTCAAGAACATGAAGAGAAGTTTGGGGAAGGTAATACGGAGGTGGAAGGGTGGAGAGTTGCTTTAACCAAAGTGGCCAGTCTCGCTGGATGGACTTCAGAGAATTATAG GTATGAAACAGAGCTTATCAGAGAGATTGTACAAGCACTGTGGAGCAAAGTGTATCCTAGTCTCGCTGTATTTGGTTCCTCAGAGAAGTTAGTTGGAATGGATACTAAGCTGAAGGAAATAGATGTTCTTTTAGATAAAGAAGTAAATGATGTTCGCTTTATAGGGATATGGGGGATGGGTGGTATCGGTAAGACAACCCTTGCTAGACTAGTTTACGAGAAAATCTCTCATCAATTTGAAGTTTGCATCTTTCTTGCTAATGTCAGAGAGGCTTCCAAAACCACCCATGGTCTAGTTGATCTACAAAAACAAATTCTTTCGCAAATCTTGAAGGAAGAAAATGTTCAACTATGGAATGTTTATAGTGGAATAGCTATGATAAAGAGATGTTTCTGTAATAAAGCGGTTCTTctagttcttgatgatgtggatcAATCAGAGCAATTGGAAATCTTGGTAGGAGAAAAAGACTGGTTTGGTTTAAGGAGTAGAATCATCATTACAACCAGAAACCGACATGTACTAGTCAGACATGATATAGAAGAACCATATGAGTTGAAGGGACTAAACCAAGATGAAGCTCTTCAGCTCTTTAGTTTGGAAGCCTTTGGGAAATGTGAGCCTGAAGAAGATTATGCAAAACTGTGTAAGCGTTTTGTTACGTATGCTGCAGGTCTTCCGCTCGCTCTTAAAATTTTGGGGTCTTTCTTGTACAAAAGAAGTTTAGATTCATGGAGTTCTGCATttcaaaaactaaaacaaactcCCAACACAAAAGTTTTTGAAATACTGAGAGTAAGTTTTGATGGACTTGATGATGAGGAGAAGAGAATTTTTCTGGACATCGCTTGTTTCCACGAGCTGTATCATGATAAGTCTATGATTGAACACAGTTCCAAGTCTTGCTCTCGTATTGTAATAGATGTTCTTGCTGAAAGATCTCTCTTAACTATTTCACACAAccagatatatatgcatgactTGATACAAGAAATGGGATGTAAAATTGTTTGTCAAGAGAATGCAGAGCCTGGAAGACGCAGTCGGTTGTGGCTTCGCAAAGACATTTTTCATGTATTCACAAACAATACG GGAACAGAAACCATTGAAGGCATATTTTTAAACTTGGCTGAATTAGAAGAGGCAGATTGGAATCTTGAAGCCTTCTCTAAAATGTGTAAACTGAAGCTGCTCTACATTCATAATTTGAGGCTTTCTGTTGGCCCAAAATTTCTTTCTAATGACTTTAGATTTCTGAGTtggagttggtatccttcaAAATCTCTCCCACCATGTTTTCAACCAGATGAACTTACTGAACTCAGTTTGGTTCATAGCAATATCGATCACCTCTGGAATGGAAAAAAA TACTTGGGCAAGTTGAAAGCCATCGATCTTAGTTACTCCATAAACTTGACAAGGACTCCAGATTTCACAGGTATTCCAAATCTTGAGAAGTtggttcttgaaggttgtacCAATTTAGTTCAGATTCACCCATCCATTGCATTGCTCGAGAGACTCAAAATTTGGAATTTTAGAAACTGCAAAAGTATAAAGAGTCTACCAAGTGAAGTAAATATGGAGTTTCTCGAAACATTTGATGTATCTGGCtgctcaaaattgaaaatgattccAGAATTTGTGGGgcaaatgaaaagattatcaaagCTTTGTTTAGGTGGGACTGCTGTTGAGAAACTGCCTTCATTAATTGAGCAGTTGAGTGAGAGTTTGGTGGAGCTTGATTTGAGTGGAATTGTTGTAAGAGATCAGCCATACTCCCGTTTTCTTAAGCAGAATCTCATAGCATCATCGTTTGGCTTATTTCCAAGAAAGTGTCCTCAACCTTTGGTTCCTCTGTTAGCTTCCTTGAAGCATTTCTCTTCTTTGACGGAATTAATTCTGAATGACTGTAATCTCTGTGAAGGAGAAATTCCCAATGACATTGGTTCTCTGTCCTCCTTAGAGTGGTTGGAACTCAGAGGAAACAATTTTGTTAGCCTTCCGGCAAGCATTCATTTGCTTTCTAAGCTTGAATATGTTAATGTGGAGAATTGCAGAAGGCTTCAACAATTGCCAGAACTTCCGCCGGGAAATGACTACGGCGACGGCGTCAGGGTGGTAACCGACAATTGTACTTCCTTGCAAGTGTTTCCAGATCCCCCAGATGTGTGCAGATCATCGGTTTTTTCGCTCAGTTGCGTCAATTGCTTGAGTACGGGCGGTAATCAAGATGCtagttattttttatattcagCGCTAAAGCGGTTGGTTgag GAAACCCCTTGTTCTTTTGTACGCTTTGACTTTGTAGTCCCTGGAAGTGAAATTCCAGAGTGGTTCAATAATCAAAGTGCGGGAGACTCGGTAACTGAGAAGTTACCTTCGGATGCATGTAATAGCAAGTGGATTGGGTTTGCTCTGTGCGCTTTAATTGTACCTCAAGACAATCCGTTTGCCATTTTTGGATACCCCCATTTAAATCCTGATACCTTTCATATTGGTTGTCGCTGGAACAATTATGGTACCGATTTG ACAAGCTGTAGAATACAACAGatgcatgaaggtgaagaaatgtggggTCCGGGCACTGTACGAGCACGACACGGAGAAGCTGATCAGTAA
- the LOC112184089 gene encoding TMV resistance protein N isoform X3 yields the protein MALSRAPSGSAFPWKYDVFLSFRGEDTRKGFTDYLYHELDRHGIRTFRDDPQLERGTAISKELLTAIKQSMSAIVVLSPNYATSKWCLFELSKILECMEERGTILPVFYEVNPSHVRHQRGSFAEAFQEHEEKFGEGNTEVEGWRVALTKVASLAGWTSENYRYETELIREIVQALWSKVYPSLAVFGSSEKLVGMDTKLKEIDVLLDKEVNDVRFIGIWGMGGIGKTTLARLVYEKISHQFEVCIFLANVREASKTTHGLVDLQKQILSQILKEENVQLWNVYSGIAMIKRCFCNKAVLLVLDDVDQSEQLEILVGEKDWFGLRSRIIITTRNRHVLVRHDIEEPYELKGLNQDEALQLFSLEAFGKCEPEEDYAKLCKRFVTYAAGLPLALKILGSFLYKRSLDSWSSAFQKLKQTPNTKVFEILRVSFDGLDDEEKRIFLDIACFHELYHDKSMIEHSSKSCSRIVIDVLAERSLLTISHNQIYMHDLIQEMGCKIVCQENAEPGRRSRLWLRKDIFHVFTNNTGTETIEGIFLNLAELEEADWNLEAFSKMCKLKLLYIHNLRLSVGPKFLSNDFRFLSWSWYPSKSLPPCFQPDELTELSLVHSNIDHLWNGKKYLGKLKAIDLSYSINLTRTPDFTGIPNLEKLVLEGCTNLVQIHPSIALLERLKIWNFRNCKSIKSLPSEVNMEFLETFDVSGCSKLKMIPEFVGQMKRLSKLCLGGTAVEKLPSLIEQLSESLVELDLSGIVVRDQPYSRFLKQNLIASSFGLFPRKCPQPLVPLLASLKHFSSLTELILNDCNLCEGEIPNDIGSLSSLEWLELRGNNFVSLPASIHLLSKLEYVNVENCRRLQQLPELPPGNDYGDGVRVVTDNCTSLQVFPDPPDVCRSSVFSLSCVNCLSTGGNQDASYFLYSALKRLVEETPCSFVRFDFVVPGSEIPEWFNNQSAGDSVTEKLPSDACNSKWIGFALCALIVPQDNPFAIFGYPHLNPDTFHIGCRWNNYGTDLSDKL from the exons ATGGCGTTGAGCAGAGCCCCATCGGGTTCAGCTTTCCCGTGGAAATACGACGTGTTTTTGAGCTTCCGAGGTGAAGACACCCGCAAGGGCTTCACAGACTACTTATACCACGAGTTGGATCGGCATGGAATCAGGACTTTCAGGGACGATCCACAGCTTGAAAGAGGCACAGCCATCTCTAAGGAGCTCCTCACAGCAATCAAGCAATCGATGTCTGCGATCGTTGTTCTTTCACCAAACTATGCTACTTCAAAGTGGTGCTTGTTTGAACTGTCTAAGATTCTAGAATGCATGGAGGAGAGGGGAACAATTCTGCCAGTCTTTTATGAGGTGAATCCCTCTCATGTGAGACATCAAAGGGGCAGCTTTGCTGAAGCGTTTCAAGAACATGAAGAGAAGTTTGGGGAAGGTAATACGGAGGTGGAAGGGTGGAGAGTTGCTTTAACCAAAGTGGCCAGTCTCGCTGGATGGACTTCAGAGAATTATAG GTATGAAACAGAGCTTATCAGAGAGATTGTACAAGCACTGTGGAGCAAAGTGTATCCTAGTCTCGCTGTATTTGGTTCCTCAGAGAAGTTAGTTGGAATGGATACTAAGCTGAAGGAAATAGATGTTCTTTTAGATAAAGAAGTAAATGATGTTCGCTTTATAGGGATATGGGGGATGGGTGGTATCGGTAAGACAACCCTTGCTAGACTAGTTTACGAGAAAATCTCTCATCAATTTGAAGTTTGCATCTTTCTTGCTAATGTCAGAGAGGCTTCCAAAACCACCCATGGTCTAGTTGATCTACAAAAACAAATTCTTTCGCAAATCTTGAAGGAAGAAAATGTTCAACTATGGAATGTTTATAGTGGAATAGCTATGATAAAGAGATGTTTCTGTAATAAAGCGGTTCTTctagttcttgatgatgtggatcAATCAGAGCAATTGGAAATCTTGGTAGGAGAAAAAGACTGGTTTGGTTTAAGGAGTAGAATCATCATTACAACCAGAAACCGACATGTACTAGTCAGACATGATATAGAAGAACCATATGAGTTGAAGGGACTAAACCAAGATGAAGCTCTTCAGCTCTTTAGTTTGGAAGCCTTTGGGAAATGTGAGCCTGAAGAAGATTATGCAAAACTGTGTAAGCGTTTTGTTACGTATGCTGCAGGTCTTCCGCTCGCTCTTAAAATTTTGGGGTCTTTCTTGTACAAAAGAAGTTTAGATTCATGGAGTTCTGCATttcaaaaactaaaacaaactcCCAACACAAAAGTTTTTGAAATACTGAGAGTAAGTTTTGATGGACTTGATGATGAGGAGAAGAGAATTTTTCTGGACATCGCTTGTTTCCACGAGCTGTATCATGATAAGTCTATGATTGAACACAGTTCCAAGTCTTGCTCTCGTATTGTAATAGATGTTCTTGCTGAAAGATCTCTCTTAACTATTTCACACAAccagatatatatgcatgactTGATACAAGAAATGGGATGTAAAATTGTTTGTCAAGAGAATGCAGAGCCTGGAAGACGCAGTCGGTTGTGGCTTCGCAAAGACATTTTTCATGTATTCACAAACAATACG GGAACAGAAACCATTGAAGGCATATTTTTAAACTTGGCTGAATTAGAAGAGGCAGATTGGAATCTTGAAGCCTTCTCTAAAATGTGTAAACTGAAGCTGCTCTACATTCATAATTTGAGGCTTTCTGTTGGCCCAAAATTTCTTTCTAATGACTTTAGATTTCTGAGTtggagttggtatccttcaAAATCTCTCCCACCATGTTTTCAACCAGATGAACTTACTGAACTCAGTTTGGTTCATAGCAATATCGATCACCTCTGGAATGGAAAAAAA TACTTGGGCAAGTTGAAAGCCATCGATCTTAGTTACTCCATAAACTTGACAAGGACTCCAGATTTCACAGGTATTCCAAATCTTGAGAAGTtggttcttgaaggttgtacCAATTTAGTTCAGATTCACCCATCCATTGCATTGCTCGAGAGACTCAAAATTTGGAATTTTAGAAACTGCAAAAGTATAAAGAGTCTACCAAGTGAAGTAAATATGGAGTTTCTCGAAACATTTGATGTATCTGGCtgctcaaaattgaaaatgattccAGAATTTGTGGGgcaaatgaaaagattatcaaagCTTTGTTTAGGTGGGACTGCTGTTGAGAAACTGCCTTCATTAATTGAGCAGTTGAGTGAGAGTTTGGTGGAGCTTGATTTGAGTGGAATTGTTGTAAGAGATCAGCCATACTCCCGTTTTCTTAAGCAGAATCTCATAGCATCATCGTTTGGCTTATTTCCAAGAAAGTGTCCTCAACCTTTGGTTCCTCTGTTAGCTTCCTTGAAGCATTTCTCTTCTTTGACGGAATTAATTCTGAATGACTGTAATCTCTGTGAAGGAGAAATTCCCAATGACATTGGTTCTCTGTCCTCCTTAGAGTGGTTGGAACTCAGAGGAAACAATTTTGTTAGCCTTCCGGCAAGCATTCATTTGCTTTCTAAGCTTGAATATGTTAATGTGGAGAATTGCAGAAGGCTTCAACAATTGCCAGAACTTCCGCCGGGAAATGACTACGGCGACGGCGTCAGGGTGGTAACCGACAATTGTACTTCCTTGCAAGTGTTTCCAGATCCCCCAGATGTGTGCAGATCATCGGTTTTTTCGCTCAGTTGCGTCAATTGCTTGAGTACGGGCGGTAATCAAGATGCtagttattttttatattcagCGCTAAAGCGGTTGGTTgag GAAACCCCTTGTTCTTTTGTACGCTTTGACTTTGTAGTCCCTGGAAGTGAAATTCCAGAGTGGTTCAATAATCAAAGTGCGGGAGACTCGGTAACTGAGAAGTTACCTTCGGATGCATGTAATAGCAAGTGGATTGGGTTTGCTCTGTGCGCTTTAATTGTACCTCAAGACAATCCGTTTGCCATTTTTGGATACCCCCATTTAAATCCTGATACCTTTCATATTGGTTGTCGCTGGAACAATTATGGTACCGATTTG TCAGACAAGCTGTAG